The genomic stretch CCCGTTTCCACCCATTCCGATTCTACTTCCGAGGAAGCCAGTATTCCTCCTCCTGCATACAGGATGGCTTCACCCGGCTTTATTTCCATGCAGCGCAGATTGACGTAGATATCGGTATGTCCCTCTGTGTCCAGCCATCCGGTGAATCCGGAATAATAACTGCGGTCGTACCCTTCGTTGTTCAGAATAAACCGGAAAGCCTCCTCTTTGGGCAGGCCGCAGACGGCGGGAGTGGGATGGAGTTCTTGCAATAAATCGCCTATATGGTCTGTATTTTTCAACAAGAAATAAAAATCAGTCTTGAGGTGTACCAATTGTCCGGCACGGGCGGTATAGGGACCTTTCTCCGTCATCTTGTTGCCGAATTTTTTGGCGATCCGGCGGATATAATCAGCCACATAGCCCTGTTCTTCTTGGTTCTTCTTGTCCCAGTTTGTCGGCATCACTTCGTCCTGCATCGGCATTGTACCAGCCAGGGCCACGGTGTGCCATTCTTTGCCTTGTCCGCTTAATAAGATTTCCGGTGTGCTGCCCAGCCAGGTTCCGGAAGCGGGGGTGTGGCATAGGTAAATCATCATGCGCGGATAATTGTTACAGGCCCGGACAAAAGCGCCAAGTGGTGAAAAATCATCTCCGATATGTCTGGCGGAAGAACGTGACAGAACCAATTTTTGAAACTGCTTCTCTTGTAAGGGAGTGATGAAACGCCCGAATGCGCGGGTATATTGTTCTTTATCCGTTTCTTCGGAAACAAAAGGAGAGAGTTCATTCTGCCGGCTTTTGCAGGTGAGCAGGGTATCCACACATTCCAGTGAAGACAGTGCTTCGCTGATTTCGTTCCAGTCGTATGCCGTGACATCCGGACGGATAAGTACCAAGGGATGTTCCTCCGATATCCGGAAAGGAGCCACGACAAATCCCTTTTTTTCATTCAGTTCTTGAATGTCCGCTAATTGTTCCACATCGCCCGAGGTTTGCAATACCAGGTAGCATTCGTCTGTCCAAGGTAACCGGTAGAGGGCGAAACCGAGGTGGCTATGTGTCAGGCAATCCAATAATTTTTGCGTATGTATATCTGGTAGATTCATTTCTTTTTCAGTATGAAATTAACGACACGAACAGTAGAAACCAGTTCTCCCTGTGGAGTGGTGATATCTATATTCCATATATGCGAGGATCT from Phocaeicola dorei encodes the following:
- a CDS encoding isochorismate synthase — translated: MNLPDIHTQKLLDCLTHSHLGFALYRLPWTDECYLVLQTSGDVEQLADIQELNEKKGFVVAPFRISEEHPLVLIRPDVTAYDWNEISEALSSLECVDTLLTCKSRQNELSPFVSEETDKEQYTRAFGRFITPLQEKQFQKLVLSRSSARHIGDDFSPLGAFVRACNNYPRMMIYLCHTPASGTWLGSTPEILLSGQGKEWHTVALAGTMPMQDEVMPTNWDKKNQEEQGYVADYIRRIAKKFGNKMTEKGPYTARAGQLVHLKTDFYFLLKNTDHIGDLLQELHPTPAVCGLPKEEAFRFILNNEGYDRSYYSGFTGWLDTEGHTDIYVNLRCMEIKPGEAILYAGGGILASSEVESEWVETGDKMNTMRSILHPDFISKQMETIKVEE